In one Brassica oleracea var. oleracea cultivar TO1000 chromosome C9, BOL, whole genome shotgun sequence genomic region, the following are encoded:
- the LOC106314207 gene encoding uncharacterized protein LOC106314207: MADNIRRGLQNLNLGANDPPVQLPVHVLNEAVAENRFILIGRPVMPRRQNIRSIIANHPRIWGQYGVQGRLTEGRRFQFVFPTEESLEMVLRRGPWAFADRMLIMERWSPLFNPLMLNFIPLWIQICGIPFQYMSQDAVIHIGRALGMYMEVDYNSDTTARRKFARDRVNWNDDEPLRFQRQFQFEAGVNTMLRLTYERLRGFCETCGMLTHDSGACLIQNGGPDNGGADDSGSEDDNLEEDPAPPQGLIIEEIVEADQQEENVGGLDAAVDKNMDNEIQVEEIAEEDDALWYGNAMPTMFSEEYNMNEMFNPLSAVGERPDTREALKRKARMEAANENVSIFTNLEQGESSTKRYTRRKKNEGTQTIPQRSINNDAADVPSEDTPKEGGPVGPEPPLPP; encoded by the coding sequence ATGGCGGACAATATCCGAAGGGGTTTGCAGAACCTCAATTTGGGTGCTAATGATCCTCCAGTTCAACTCCCTGTTCACGTCCTTAATGAAGCTGTTGCTGAGAACCGATTCATCTTGATTGGAAGACCGGTCATGCCTAGGCGACAAAATATCCGCTCAATCATTGCAAATCACCCGCGTATTTGGGGCCAATATGGCGTACAAGGAAGACTAACTGAGGGTCGTCGATTCCAATTTGTCTTCCCTACGGAGGAATCACTGGAGATGGTGCTTCGCCGAGGTCCATGGGCCTTTGCTGATCGTATGTTGATTATGGAACGCTGGTCTCCACTTTTTAACCCACTGATGCTCAACTTTATACCGTTGTGGATTCAAATCTGTGGCATTCCCTTTCAATACATGAGTCAAGATGCTGTTATTCACATTGGAAGGGCACTAGGAATGTACATGGAAGTTGATTACAACAGCGACACTACGGCGAGGAGAAAGTTTGCAAGGGATAGAGTCAATTGGAATGATGATGAGCCTCTAAGGTTTCAAAGGCAATTTCAATTTGAAGCAGGGGTTAACACTATGCTCAGGCTTACGTATGAAAGACTGCGTGGTTTCTGTGAGACATGTGGAATGTTGACTCATGATTCTGGTGCTTGTCTCATCCAGAATGGAGGTCCTGATAATGGAGGTGCAGATGATTCTGGGAGTGAGGATGATAATCTGGAGGAAGATCCTGCGCCACCACAAGGTTTAATCATTGAAGAGATTGTTGAGGCTGATCAACAAGAAGAAAACGTAGGTGGTCTGGATGCTGCTGTAGATAAGAATATGGATAATGAGATCCAAGTGGAGGAGATTGCAGAGGAAGATGATGCGCTCTGGTATGGTAATGCAATGCCAACAATGTTTTCGGAGGAGTACAATATGAATGAAATGTTTAATCCTCTGTCTGCGGTTGGAGAACGTCCGGATACCCGTGAAGCTCTGAAGAGGAAAGCTAGGATGGAGGCTGCTAATGAGAATGTAAGCATATTTACAAATCTGGAACAAGGTGAATCTAGCACGAAGAGATACACAAGACGCAAGAAGAATGAAGGTACACAGACAATACCACAGAGGAGTATTAACAATGATGCTGCTGATGTCCCCTCGGAGGACACACCAAAGGAAGGAGGCCCGGTGGGCCCAGAACCACCACTGCCGCCATGA